The following DNA comes from Noviherbaspirillum sp. L7-7A.
GGCGAAGCTGTTGGCCGCGACGAAAACCTGATCGATATCGAAACCGACAAGGTAGTGCTCGAGCTGCCCGCGCCGGATGCCGGCGTGATCACCGAAATCATCAAGGCTGACGGCAGCATGGTTGTCGCCGGTGAAATCATTGCAAGGATCGACACCGAAGCCAAAGCCGGTGCCGCCGCGCCTGCCGCTCCTGCGCCCGCTGCTGCGGCGCCGGCCGCTGCACCTGCTGCTGACCCGGTGCAGGCTGCGATCGCCAGCCTGGCCGCCAAGGCATCGTCCGGTGTGGCAATGCCGGCCGCTGCCAAGCTGCTGTCGGAAAACAACCTGTCCGCAGGCGATGTCGCCGGCACCGGCCGCGATGGCCGCGTGACCAAGGGCGACGTGCTGAACAAGCTGGAAGCCAAGCCCGCCGCAGCGCCGGCCGCCGCTCCCGCGCCGGCCGCCAAGCCTGCGCTGCCGCAGGTAGCCGCGCCGGTTGCCGGCAACCTCGGCGACCGCCCGGAAGAGCGCGTGCCGATGAGCCGCCTGCGCGCCCGTATCGCCGAGCGCCTGGTGCAGTCGCAGTCCACCAACGCCATCCTGACGACCTTCAATGAAGTCAACATGAAGCCGGTGATGGACCTGCGCAACAAGTACAAGGACAAGTTCGAGAAAGAGCACGGCGTCAAGCTGGGCTTCATGTCCTTCTTCGTCAAGGCAGCGGTCGCCGCCCTGAAGAAGTACCCGATCATCAACGCCTCCGTTGACGGCAATGACATCGTCTACCACGGCTACTTCGATGTCGGCATCGCGGTCGGTTCGCCGCGCGGCCTGGTGGTGCCCATCCTGCGCAATGCCGACCAGATGTCGATCGCCGAGATCGAGAAGAAGATCGGCGAGTTTGGCGCCAAGGCCAAGGACGGCAAGCTGACCCTGGACGACCTGTCCGGCGGCACCTTCTCGATCTCCAACGGCGGCACCTTCGGTTCGATGCTGTCGACCCCGATCATCAACCCGCCGCAGTCGGCGATCCTGGGCGTGCATGCGACCAAGGACCGCGCCGTGGTCGAGAACGGCGAGATCGTGATCCGCCCGATGAACTACCTGGCCATGTCCTACGATCACCGCATCATCGACGGCCGCGAAGCGGTTCTCGGCCTGGTGGCAATGAAGGAAGCGCTGGAAGATCCGGCCCGCCTGCTGCTCGATCTGTAATCACCCCCGCGGTGAACGATGGCGGCCACGAGCCGCCATTGTTTTGCCGCCTGATGTGCAAGGAATTGAAGGAAAATTATGTCCAAGAATTTTGATGTGGTAGTGATCGGCGGCGGCCCCGGCGGCTATATCGCGGCAATCCGCGCCGCCCAGCTCGGCTTCAACGTCGCCTGCGTCGACGAGTGGAAAAATGACAAGGGCGGTCCCGCGCCCGGCGGCACCTGCACCAACGTCGGCTGCATTCCGTCCAAGGCGCTGCTGCAGTCGTCGGAAAACTTCGAGCATGCCGCGCACTCGTTCGCCGACCATGGCATTACCGTGCAGGGGCTGTCGATGGACGTGCAGAAGATGCTGGGCCGCAAGAACACCGTGGTCAAGCAGAACAACGACGGCATCCTGTTCCTGTTCAAGAAGAACAAGGTCGCCTTCTTCCATGGCCGCGCTTCCTTCGTGAAGGCCGCCGACGGCGCCTATGAGATCGCCGTGGCCGGCGCAGCTGCCGAGACGCTGGTGACCAAGCATGTGATCGTCGCCACCGGCTCGAATGCCCGCGCACTCCCGGGCGCGCCGTTCGACGAGCAGCGCATCCTCTCCAACGTCGGCGCGCTGGCGATCCAGGAAGTGCCGAAGAAGCTGGGCGTGATCGGCGCCGGCGTGATCGGCCTGGAAATGGGCAGCGTCTGGCGTCGCCTGGGCGCGGAAGTGACCGTGCTGGAAGCGCTGCCGACCTTCCTCGGCGCTGTCGACCAGCAGATCGCCAAGGAAGCCCACAAGCTCTTCACCAAGCAGGGCCTGGCCATCAACCTGGGCGTGAAGATCGGCGCCATCACTGCCAGCGACAGCGGCGTGACGGTCGAGTATGTCGACGACAAGGGCACGGCGCAGAAGGGCGAGTTCGACCGCCTGATCGTGTCCATCGGCCGCGTGCCCAACACCATCGGCCTGCAGGCTGACGCGGTTGGCCTGCAGCTCGACGA
Coding sequences within:
- the odhB gene encoding 2-oxoglutarate dehydrogenase complex dihydrolipoyllysine-residue succinyltransferase encodes the protein MAILEVKVPQLSESVAEATLLQWHKKVGEAVGRDENLIDIETDKVVLELPAPDAGVITEIIKADGSMVVAGEIIARIDTEAKAGAAAPAAPAPAAAAPAAAPAADPVQAAIASLAAKASSGVAMPAAAKLLSENNLSAGDVAGTGRDGRVTKGDVLNKLEAKPAAAPAAAPAPAAKPALPQVAAPVAGNLGDRPEERVPMSRLRARIAERLVQSQSTNAILTTFNEVNMKPVMDLRNKYKDKFEKEHGVKLGFMSFFVKAAVAALKKYPIINASVDGNDIVYHGYFDVGIAVGSPRGLVVPILRNADQMSIAEIEKKIGEFGAKAKDGKLTLDDLSGGTFSISNGGTFGSMLSTPIINPPQSAILGVHATKDRAVVENGEIVIRPMNYLAMSYDHRIIDGREAVLGLVAMKEALEDPARLLLDL
- the lpdA gene encoding dihydrolipoyl dehydrogenase; amino-acid sequence: MSKNFDVVVIGGGPGGYIAAIRAAQLGFNVACVDEWKNDKGGPAPGGTCTNVGCIPSKALLQSSENFEHAAHSFADHGITVQGLSMDVQKMLGRKNTVVKQNNDGILFLFKKNKVAFFHGRASFVKAADGAYEIAVAGAAAETLVTKHVIVATGSNARALPGAPFDEQRILSNVGALAIQEVPKKLGVIGAGVIGLEMGSVWRRLGAEVTVLEALPTFLGAVDQQIAKEAHKLFTKQGLAINLGVKIGAITASDSGVTVEYVDDKGTAQKGEFDRLIVSIGRVPNTIGLQADAVGLQLDERGFIKVDEECRTNLPNVWAVGDVVRGPMLAHKAEEEGVAVAERIAGQHGHVNFNTIPWVIYTSPEIAWVGKTEQQLKEEGVSYKAGTFPFLANGRARALGDTSGMVKFLADAKTDEILGVHMVGPVVSELISEAVVAMEFKASSEDIARICHAHPSLSEATKEAALAVEKRSLNF